The Anomalospiza imberbis isolate Cuckoo-Finch-1a 21T00152 chromosome 2, ASM3175350v1, whole genome shotgun sequence nucleotide sequence GTTCCCCTCACCAGAACTGTGGtggtggggtctgggggtggaCGCAGATCAACTTACTCTCATGTTAGGAGGGCTGCCAAAGACATGTGCAAGCCCTTAAAGGCAAGAGAGGACACTGGCTTTCCTGGGATGAACTGACATCAGTGAGAAGCCCAGCATTTTTAGTGGGTAGGAAAAGGGAGGGTCATGTTAGTTCCATTTTGATGAGCCTGATCTCTGGGAGCAAAGAAGTGGTCTTGGTAACAGGGAAGACTTTACTGATTTGCTTCTATTTtgtctgctgtgctgctctggcatGGGGAATACACAGAAGATGGAGTAAAAGTAGAAGAAGGAGCAAGTACTAAGGAGCAAGGAGAGCCTTCTGAACCAGAGAAGGAGCTCAGTGCCTCTGCTACTGAAACAGAGGCCCCTATGGAGGTGAGTTTTGGCTTTTTTGCCTTGTAATGTCTCTTGTGAATTTCTCTATTTCTGCCCCCACCCCTTAATTTCATCTGAGGCAGAGATGAATTTTTAGAGTGATACTTGAAGATAATTCTCTGGTCCTCAGAACTGGCCTCACAGTTTTGTGTGTCTTTACTTGTCAAACGACTGTGGCTGTGTTCTGTTGTCATGTACTGCTATACTTTGTGTCTCACTGCTCGCTGTCCTCAGCAGTGCGCTCAGCCTGTGGAGACACCCCCCCAGGAAGCAAAATCCCCAGTGAACTCCACAgaagcagatgaaaaaaaagtaGAGGAAACAGAAGTGAAGGAAAGACCAGATGAACCAATGGAAGTAGAAAGCAAAGGTACAAAGCATGTGATCATAAAGAAATAGGCTTGAATGTAGAAAATCAGTGGGAAGTTACAGAATAGTATTGGGTTTCACTGGTTGAAGAACGAAACTGTGGACTTGCTATGTTCCTGTGCATCTCATGTTCCCCTTCTTTCCTGCAGCTGATGTGGAGAAAGTGGAAGACAGAGCAGCTACTGAAAATCCCCCTGACCCTCCTATAATCACTCTGGATGAGAAAGGTGAGGCATGATGACTCCCTTCTCTTCCTTAACCCTTCTTCTGCAAGGATTCATTTGGGTCCAACTTGTTGCACTATCTGCCATGTTTGTTTAAATAATTTCCTGTGTGTACAGATGAGAAAAAGGATGATGATAAGAGAGATGTGGTGATGCTGCAGAATGGAGAGATGCTGAAAGAGTCAGTAGATGAAAGGCACAAGAAGGCAGTAAAGCAGCGCTTCATGTTCAACATAGCAGATGGTGGTTTCACTGGTATGTGATCTTTATCTTCTTGGACTTGTTTATAAGCTCCTGCTTATGTTTGTGAAGTAACTTCCAACTGTTCTGGTGTCTCTTGCCTTTGCAGAACTACACTCCCTCTGGCAGAATGAAGAGCGGGCTGCCACTGTCACCAAGAAGACCTATGAGATCTGGCATCGGCGTCACGACTACTGGCTCCTAGCTGGGATTATCAAGTATCCTTGCCATGACAGACACATTCTCCCACCTTGCACATAATTTGTCACAGTGAAAGTGACCATTCTGGATGTGACTGGCATAGGTTAAGTGAGAGAATGCTTTATCTTCGGGAAGTGATGGTGGGAGGGGGAGCTTCCTGCAGCATAGTTAAGACTTAGCAGGACATAGTTCTCATTCCCCTTCCTTGGCTCCTGTTTGTCCCCTCTCTGTGCCCCCTTTTCCCACTCCCTCTGGAGAACAGTACTGCCTGGGCTGTGTATTCCCTTGTTTTCACTGCGTTTGTTTGCCTGAGCTCATCCCATCTCAGTCATGGCTATGCCCGTTGGCAGGATATTCAGAATGATCCACGTTACGCCATCCTCAATGAACCCTTCAAGGGTGAGATGAACAGGGGTAACTTCCTGGAAATAAAGAATAAGTTTTTGGCAAGGAGATTTAAGGTAAGGATTTCTCTTAGTGTGATAACTGCCTGGATCTCTAAGAACAGGTTCTTGCAGTTCTGAGTTTTACCAAGAAAGTGAAAGATGTATGCAATGCCTTTTGTTTTAGGGGTAATAAAAAAAGCAGTGTATCTCAGGATCATGCAGTTGCTCCATGATAAGAGCTCCCTTTTTTCTGGAAATGGTATTGGGGAGCTTGGTTCAGTGCTCTCTATCCAAATGTTTATTGAACTACTGGTAAGCAAGAGGCTTAAGGTTCAAGCGGCTGTTTCCATCACAGCTTCTGCTTGTTCTGCTGCAACCCACTCCATGTGCCTGAACAGAACTCTGGTTGCTGAAAGGGCTGCCTTCAGTCTCTGCTTCATCCTCATTAGGAGTGAACATAGCTTAGTGGTGGGAGTGATTTACAATTAAGTAAAAGCCATGTAGGTCTCAGTCTTGGGGCAAAACATTGATTGACTGTAGACTGAGTGGTAAGTTCTGCACTGACAGGATTCCAGCTGATTTCTCCAAATGCTTACAAGATTTTAGACTCTTTCTATAAATAGGATGGAATACTTTTCCATTGGGTTCAAAGAGTAACCACTGTCCCATTTGCCTCAAAAAGAATGTGTAAAAAGAATCAGAGGAGGAATGAAAATACTAGAGGAGTTGTAGTGTATTAAACCAAATGTACCCTGGTTTTTTGTGCCTCTGACTTTGCTTCATAAAGCCCTTATTGTTTTGGGCTACTCAGTAAAACTGGCTGGTGAAAGGAGATTCAGCTACACAATCTCACCTTATGAGATGGTGGGGAATTGCATCAGGAGAGACTGGGGGTACAGACAAGGCTCCCTctcaggcagctgctgaaagactCATTCCTGCCCCACCTTGCAGCTCCTGGAACAAGCGCTGGTGATCGAGGAGCAGTTGCGGCGCGCTGCCTATCTGAACATGTCCGAAGACCCGTCTCACCCATCCATGGCTCTGAACACACGTTTTGCGGAGGTGGAATGCCTGGCTGAGAGCCACCAGCACCTGTCCAAGGAATCAATGGCTGGGAATAAACCAGCCAATGCTGTGCTGCACAAAGGTAATGCGGTGTGTTAAACAGGGGCAGGATAGGTGTTCAGCAGCGCTGTCCCCTCTGGGGTGTCCCTTTCCCGTCCGAACAGATGTCCCTTTCTCTTGTAGTTCtgaagcagctggaggagcttTTGAGTGACATGAAGGCAGATGTGACTCGTCTGCCCGCCACAATTGCCCGCATCCCACCTGTGGCAGTGCGCCTTCAGATGTCGGAGCGCAACATCCTCAGCCGCCTGGCCAACCGCAGCAGcgagcccccgccgccgccccctccccaaCAAGTACGTACCCGCTCTGGTCAGTAAGGGGCTTCTGGGGGGAGGGGCCTGCCTGGGCCCGGCCGGGCTCTGGTGACCAGCCTCTGAGTCTCAGGTCCTCCTCTCTTGCCCTACAGGTGGCCCAGCAGCAGTGAGTTCCTGGGCCAGTGCTGTTGACCTCTCGGCCAAGCTGAAGTGACTCCCCTAGCCCACCCCTTCACACTCTACCCCTCTGCCTGACATTCCTGACTGGGTGCTGTTTCCCTCCATGGAAGCTGCTGCTCAGGTCTCTGGAAGGAGAAGAAACTCcttcctctgcagccagcccgtTGGAGCAAGGAGTGTGTTTAGGAGAGAGGGGGATGGATGTATGATGGACTCTGTATATAGTGACTGGAGGCCCCAGCGCCATGTCTGTTACATGGAGAACCTGGCTGCATTGCTCATTGCCTCCGCCTGGAATTCCAGTTTcgttcttaattttattttgagtttGTTTACTGAGACAATTGCGCGGGCAAGACCAAGCAAAAGCCAGGACAGAGACAAAGCTACCTCCATCAAAATCCTTTTTAATACAAAAACTGACCGGACTTGTCAATTAATAAGCAGCTTGAAGACAAAAGCAAACAAtgaaaaaccaacaaaaaacagagcaaaacgttgataaaactgaaaaataaaatttccttgtattttattttgttgtctCTAGTATCATGAATGTACTGGGGTAAGTATGTGGTCTCAGCATTGAAAGAAGAGGTAGTCATGTCTTTTTGCTGTATCAGAGCAGGTTTTGGGGTATCCTAGACTTCTGAGGAGAGCAGTAGATGCCCCAGCCGTGGCAGTGTTTAAGGCCAGGCTCCTTAAGGCATTGAGGAACCTGGTCCCAGGAGTGgggtccctgcccctggcatgGGCGTTGGGCTGGATGATCTTTAAACCTCCGCGCCCTACCTTAACAGTGTCATTCTGCAACTCCTTTCCCCCCGCCTCTGCACTACGCCTTTCTCTGCTGCCGGCCTTGGGCCGTTTACCCCTGCCCCGGCTGCAGGACCCCTCCCGGTGCCGCCGTtcccgcggcggggcgggcccgcggccccgcgcgtcccggggccgggcggcccgCGCCGCTGACGTTGCCGGCAGGGCCAATCAGCGAGCACGACGGGCGGCACTGGCCAATgggcggcgcgggggcgggCCCGCGGCGCGCGCGTGCgccggggcggcgggggagCGCGGCACGTGCGGCGGCGCGCGGGGGTCCCGCGGCGCGGCCATGGGGCGGAAGCTCGACCCCACCAGGAAGGAGAAGCGCGGCCCCGGGCGCAAGGCCCGCAAGCAGCGCGGGGCCGAGGTGGAGCTGGCCCGCTTCCTGCCGCCAGGTAAGTGCGGCCTGGACCggcccgcggccgccccggggTGCCTGCGGCCGTCTGACCGCCGCGTGTCTTCCCGCAGAGCCGGAGACCGGCAGGAAGAAGCTCTCCAGTCACGGCAGAAAGAGGTGAGCGGGGCGggccggcgggccggggcgtgcgggccgggccggggctgatCGCCGCTTCCCCTCCCGATGCAGGGCTGCGAAGAGGCGGCTGGGAGCGGgcggcggcccggcggggcggagTTCGCTCGGTGGAGGCGGAGGAGAGCGGGAGCCGACGGGTGAGTGGAGCGGGTCCGAACCGGACCGACGGGCCGGCGGTCCTCAGTCCTGCTTGCCCCCGGGCGCTGCCGCCACCGTCCTTCTCTGGCATCGTTTTCAGGGCAAGGGACACGTGgaatttcattcttttaaatcacagaatcctagagtttcctgagttggaagagacccacaaggataGTTGAgtcagctcctggccctgcacaggaccaccCCAAGAGTGGCACCACGTTCCTGAAAgcgttgtccaaacacttcttgatcTCAGACAGACTTGGTGCTGTGATCGCTTCCTTGGGAGCTTGTTCCAGTgccctctgggtgaagaatctttttgtgatatccaacctaaacctcccctgacacaactttgATTGCCGTaccctcaggtcctgtcatgGGTCACCACAaagatcagtgcctgcctctcctcttcccctcatgagaaAGTTGCAGCTGCAATGAGGTctctcctcagtctcctccaggcttccacagaccaagtgacctcagctgctcctcaaacAGCTTCAcctccagacccttcatcaTCTTGGCCTTCTTTTGGGCTCTCTGTAACAGAAAATAACAATGAGTTCTATCTGATTTCTGGTGGCTGCCATGCCAGGAGGCAGTGTTGTCTGAAGAACTAGTCGAAGGTCTCTCTTCTGCGTGTTAAATCCGTTTTTTACCTATTCTCCATTCACAGCAAGGTTGCTGCAGGCTGCATTTATAGCTGAGGCTTTTAAGTCTTTGTGTTACATCTTGTGTAGCTCAGGAAACTTTTAAAGTAGAAAGAAGGAAGGACAGACAAAGATTTGGGACAGAGGGTACCGTAATATGTCAGAGCAAATACCATAAGAGTTTTGTGGCAGTGTTTTAATGTGGTAACTCTAGTTATATCTCCTGAAAGGTCCACTGGGGGAGAGGTGAGAATATGCCCGGTACTTTATGAGATGTAGGGAGCAAGCAGTCCCTCCCTCTGGACAGGCAGCTCAGGACTCGGACTAAGGCCCTTTTGTGTAACACCTgaaaaagcagagcagctgatTTTGGAAATAATACCTAACTTTTGACTACTTCTTCTGCCTCTAGTTGAAGAGCAGCTGTCCCCACAGAAGGAGAAACATGCTGTAAAGGCAGCAGGACAAACTGCCCATGGCTGTTCTGGCTTCAGTGATGGTAATTCCAAGTGGCTGGCTCCAGCCAAAGCCAAGAAAACCCAACCTGAAGGAAACCATGTGGAATTATCCAGTGATGGTGAGGTGGAAGAGGGCAGCTGggagatggaggaggaggaggatgggagCAGTGAGGAGATGGTGGATGATTATGGTGCCTCATCATCGGAGGAAGAAGAGGTAGGAGCTTCTTGCCCTTAATTACACAAGAAATACTTGGTGTTGTTGGCAGAAAGGACCCCTCGAGCCTGGGGGAAAAGGATGGCTTTAGTGGTAGTGGGTGGTGAGGTGGTGGAGAACTTTCCCCTTCTTTCCTTCACAAAAACGACTTCAAGTTTAGCAGCTGATTCCAGCATAACATTCAGTGCTTTTGCTTGTTGTCCCTTTTAAACAGAGCAAGTGAATTTCACAGATGGTGGGAAGTAAGGGGACGACTGTGGATGGTTTTTGATTGGTCTTTTGTCTCTATTTAGCTGCTGCCTATTGAAAAAGCTGCCCTGAAGCAGAAGCCTGACAGGTGAGTGTGTAGAGCCTTTCCTGGATAgatgaggagcctgtgttgtTATTCTTCTGTCTTTTGTGCCATCTAAGAAATGGTAGTTGAGAAGCATCTGTGTGATCCTGTTCTTTGTCCTTAGGGAAGGCCTCAGTGAAGATGAcagtgaggaggaagaggaagcagaGGAGGCAAGCAAGCAGAAAATGGGACAGAAGGAAGAAGAGGGCCCTGATCTGCAGCTCAACCTGGATATAGATGAACAATTTAAACTGCCAACTAGTGAAGAGATTGAGAAGGAGGATATCCTTTTTATCTGTGACATCCATAAGCCATGTGTATGATGCAGCATGGGGCCTGGATACAACTAAAGAGCTTCCCTTGGACTTTTATCATGCATATTGCTTAGCAAAAGTGTCTCTGCATGACAAGGTATTTTTAGCTGAGCTGTCCTAATAGATAGTGTATAATGCTGTGCTTCTGTATAGCACAGTTAGGAAATCTGTGACGCCCTGTATGGGGCTTGGAACCTGCCCTAATTTCCTTTCTAGTCATAAATGCATATGGATGACTTATTATGTGGTTTGTTCCTCTCTACCCTGATTTTCCTGGTGGGTGTTTGTGTAACCCATTCCCAGAGTTTCTGATGAATTCTAGAATTCCCAGAGTTGCTGATGAATTCAGCAATTCTAGCATCCATCGTGCTTGCTGCTGGACTTGGGTGATTTTAATTTCCTGTCTCCCTTCTTACTCTCCTCTATACCGCTTGGTTGCCCTTGGGGAATTTCTGgtctcctttttttctgcaggtAATGTTTTCAGTATTAAAACACTACTTTTTtcgtttgtttttttttttattctgtttttccctGTTTATCTAAACTAATTCTTTTAAACACCCTCTAGTTCTGCCTTGTGAACTTTTTTGTCCAGCTTCATCCTTTGAATCCTGCATCTGCTGAGCTCTGATGGAAGCAGTATTCCAGCAGAGCCTTTGTGGCGCAGGCACTGTTGTGGCGCGCAAGTCCAGCGCTGCTGATTGTACTTGTAAACAGCGCCTGTGCGAGTTCCTTGGCTGTTGGTGATTCCTTGACGGTGTTCCCACCTGCTGAGCCACCTGACCTGCACGTCATTCACCAGCGCATCCAGGGCAACATGGAGGTGCTGCAGGACTTTGGGGTGAAGCGGGAGGAGGGGCGCTCCCGGCAGGAATACCTCACGCTGCTGCGCCGGGACATGGCCGCCTACTACTCCTACAGCGACTTCCTGCTCACCAAGCTCATGGACATCTTCCCGCTCCCTGAGGTGGGATCCTGCCCTGCCCGTAGCTGTGCTGACCAGCGGGGGTTTGGCTGCCTCCCTGAGAATTCATTTCTGTCTCTGTTCTCTGCCCCTTTTTCCATCCAGCTGATGAACTTCCTGGAGGCTAACGAGGTTCCGCGCCCTGTCACCATTCGCACCAACACACTGAAGACGCGGCGGAGggacctggcacaggtgagcaGGAGCCAGTGGCTGTGTCCTGAGCTGCCTGTCCCACAGAGGGGCATCTCAGTCCCTTCTCCTTGTCTTGCAGGCTCTCATCAACCGCGGCGTGAATCTTGACCCCTTGGGGAATTGGTCGAAAACGGGACTTGTTATTTATGACTCCACTGTGCCCATCGGTGAGATCACCTTTACTGTACAGGGCTGAGCTCACCCGCTCCTGCTTCCCTTTCTTTCACGTGTCATCATCTTCTGTTCTGCCTTCCCTGCCCAGGTGCCACCCCAGAGTATCTGGCTGGACACTACATGCTGCAAGGAGCCTCCAGTCTTCTCCCTGTCATGGCGCTGGCTCCACAGGAGAATGAGCGCATCCTGGATATGTGCTGTGCCCCAGGAGGCAAGACCAGCTACATAGGTACCACCCTGGAGCCTTGGGAGGGCTGCTCTGTCAAGTGACGAGTTTCCACTGGTCCACACAGAAAGGGGGAATAGAGGGGGACTGAACTCGAGGAAAGGAGGGGGTGGCTGTCACTGGAGACAAAGGCACATGAGGTTTTCAGTCCCTTGCTGGTGTGTTTTGCCCTCTGGCAGCTCAGCTGATGAAGAACACAGGGATGATCCTGGCTAATGACAGCAATGCCGAGCGGCTACGTAGCGTGGTAGGGAATTTGCACCGCCTGGGAGTCACCAATGCTGTTGTGAGTAACTGCGATGGACGCCAGTTCCCCAAGGTACGTTCCTGTTTGCAGTGCtaacccagagctgctgtgctgtcccTTTAGTGAAGCTGTGCTCACCAGAGTCACCTGTCACAGGAGGATGAGCAGAGTTGCTGGGGAGTGTGTTTGTTATTTGATACAGAGGCAGGAAGGTggacagggaggagggagaaggacTGTTTCCTGCCTTCCCAGTCTTCTGGTTTCCCTTCTAGTCTTGGCCTTGTTTTGAGTCCCCACCTGTGAGCGTAATTCCAAATCTACATCTGCCTGTAGGTTCTTGGAGGATTCGACCGTGTCTTGCTTGATGCTCCTTGTAGTGGAACAGGCGTAATTTCCAAGGATCCTGCTGTCAAAACCAACAAGGTGGGTGGCAAGTGCAGACTCAAGTATGAGTCAGGAGAGGAAGGCCTTTGGGGGCAGCTTTGTTCTTGAGAGATACCGacatttttcctgctctttcttaTTCTATGTGTTGTACTAGGGCTAGTTTTTTGAGATTACTTCTGCAGAAGATTTCAGACTCTTGTACATTATATGTGCTTTGCTCTCCTGTCATTCTCTCATCCACAGCAGAGGCCTGGGGTGCTTCCCTGTGCCTGTGGCATCCTAACCTTTCTTTCTCCCGCAGGATGAGAAGGATATTCAGCGTTGTGCCCAcctgcagaaggagctgcttCTTAGCGCCATAGATTCGGTCAATGCTGCCTCAGAGACAGGGGGCTACATTGTCTACTGCACTTGCTCCATCATGGTAAGTGCCTTCTACCACGATCTGCATCACCTCCTCCTCAGGAGATGGTGAGTTTTGGGTCCTAATGCTTAGCCTCTGGCAGGTGGAGGAGAACGAGTGTGTTGTGAATTATGCCCTGAAGAAACGCAATGTCCGTTTGGTGGCCACAGGCCTGGACTTCGGCAAGGAAGGCTTCACCAGGTGCGTGCCGGGTCACAAGCTGCTCCTCAGTGGCCAGGTTTGAGCAGAGGCGTTCTATCACTCCTCACCCCACTTCCTCCTCCAGGTTCAAGGACCGTCGCTTCCACCCGTCCCTCAAGTCTACGCGGCGTTTCTACCCCCACACGCACAATATGGATGGGTTCTTCATCGCCAAGTTCAAGAAGTTCTCCAATGCCATCCCGCAGGCACAGAAAGGTAACAtagtgctggagctcagctgagcTGGCTGGGCCTGCCCTCGcaggctgcttcccctgcagaaACAACGCGGGTTCTTCTCACAGCACCTTTCTCTCCTTTCAGATGAAGAGCCTGCTGTGGAAGCGGCAGCTCCGTCCGCTGTCCCTGATACCATCATCACGGAGCCTCCgccaaaaaagaagaaacttgAGGAATCAAAAGCTGACAAAGGGCAGAAGCTGCCCCAACCTGCTTTGAAGAAGAAACGTTCATTGCAAGCACAGAGGAGACCCTTGAAGGCTGTCCGGCCTTTTCCCAAAATGATGCGGCCTAAAGTCCCTACCAGGAAGAAGACGCATAGAATGAAAGCGAATGGACAGTGAGAGGAACTGCTTTTCCATGTGTTGGTTCCTTCCTTGGAGAGCaaaggctgctgcagctctgtgtgtaCCCCCACtttgctgctctgtgcagatcatctctgcagctctgagcacCTGGGACAATGATAGCCCCCTTTACTCCTTTCCCTTTGCATCAAGGACTGATGCACTGATCCATTAAAAGTTTTATACTCTTGCTCAAGTCTTGTTCTTTTTCCTTGGTACATGAAATACAGAATTCTGCTGTGTCCCCTTATTCCTTTGCAGCAGAAACCCCTCTTACTCCCAGGTGATGCTCTGGCATTTCTGGTGTCTGTCCTTATTCCCTATAATGGGGATGTTTGTGAAGAAGCAGTGGGAGCTGAAATCCTTGCTGCCTGCATGAAGGCTGTATTGTGTGGAGCTGTCAGCTGAGTGCTTTGTCTGGCCAAGGCTCTAGCCCACTGGTTCCCTAGTTCCCCGTTGTCACTTAGTTCACTCTTGTGACTGTCCTCATTTCACCATTTCTCTAGTCCCTAGCAGTGTCTCAGTTCTTGGTCTCCCTGACTTGAGCAGGGATTGCTTTTGGCTTGTGGAGCTGTACAGTGAAGTTCTTTTTGCCTTTATGTTCACCCAGATGCAGCTGCTTCTCCTTAAGACACAGTGAGCAGTGGTCTGGGCTGTTTCTATTTAAATGTCCTGGTCTGCTACATGTGAGGCTGCAGTTTTCCACTCTAACGCTGCCACCAGGCACAGAGTGATCAGCAGAAATTGAGGGAACTTGCTGTGATGGGTGCCCAGGGAAACACAAAACGGTACTTAAAAAACATGAGCAACAAAAAAGGCCTAATCCTGTTCTTGCTCCCTGGCCCGTCAAACCTGGGCTATGCTGGCGGATTGTCTGCCCACACTTTGGTGGGTCACGGGCAGCTGGTCCTCGGGCTTGTGATCTGTCTGCTGCCTGGTTTTCAGGCCCCCTTTCCTGCTTGCAGGCTAGCCCATCTTGCAGTTGGCTAACAGACCAGCAGTGTGCATTCGTGCAGGGAAAACGGCTGGGATTAGCTTAATGCCAGGCCAGGACAGATGGTGGTAATTGGGAGCAGGGCTCAGCCACACCAACCAGCAGCCAGTCTCCATCTGACTGGCTCCTACTTCTCTCTCCATTTCCCATGCTTAATTCTCTTTGGTTTAGCTTGATGTCTCCCTTTCTCCTCATTCAATCTCTCAACATCCCATAGTAAATTTTGCTCCCATAATCTTCCTTGAAACATTGCATGATAAACTTTACACACTCCTGCAGTTTTCCTCAAACATCCCATCACAGTTCTGCTCTTTCCCACGAAGCTTGTGATAATGCTGCTTTTTTATCGGTTGTGAAGTTTCTGGCTGAAGCCCTTCAAGGTTGCACTTGAGCGATTCCTGTATTGGTTCAGTGTCTCAGGAGTCCTGCTTTTTGTTACAGACCTTGTTATCTTCTGCTTTTTAGGGCTTATCTATCTGTGTGTTTTATTTACTATAACCCTGTTTGGAGTGGAAGGCGGAACTGACTTCTATCATTTTGTGTTGAATAGCCATTAAACAAATATCTTCATAGttgaaaattaactttttcCCCATGCTTCACCATGTGAATTAGGTCAGGGAGGAGCCTCTAAATGCAACTGTCTCACTTTGGGCTTGTGTCTGGATTGTTGGATACAGAGGACCCAAGGGATGATTTTCGGCATCTTTcagaataattaaataaatgctAGGTGCAATAGCACACAAGGGAAGGAATTATTGCTTCAATACTGCATTTCTAGTATCCCCCATCTGCATAAAAACTGTAAAACTGGGAAATGTTCAGAAAGGACAAATGCGCCCTAAGTTTTGGTGAGAAAAGCAGCAAGAGCCTCTTTATGCCCTGGCCCTGTCCTTTCGGGAGCAATGCTGATCTGTCCCGtgttgttgctgctgcctgatgAGGCAACCATGTGAGTGTGCAGCCTCAGCTTGAGAACCAGTTTATCTTGATAACCCCATCAGCAGGGATAGAGTTTTCCTGGCTGGGATCCCAAGGTAACAGTCTGGCTTCCAGCAATGTCCAAATTATGATGGAATTTCAGCCCTGAAAAGCAGGAATAGCTGCTGCTTTAACTGTGTCAAGAAAACTTCTCTCTTGCTGAGCATTGTTCCAATCACTTGGCATGCCTGTAAGCCTTTTGTTATAGCTGGGAAGAGATGGAAtaaattttcatctttttggGGGTTTGATCTCTTGTTCTTGATTTCAGCTGTTGCAGTTATCACTGCTCAGAGAGATAATGTTGAGTGTGACATTGAAATGCCACCATTGAGCTTCAGAGGTAGTACTGGGGAtgcagcagctggggacaaaGCTTGGTGGTTTCCTCTGCATTCTGGTACAAGGCTGTGGTCATATTAGGCTTGTGCTTGCAGCTGCCTCCTTACTCTGGGAATCTTTTGTTACCTGAAAGCTGAGATTTGTTGAGAATGTGACTGCTGGATCATCTTTCAGTACCTTCCTTTAATGTGTTTTAATATCTGAAAGCTGCTGATAACGAGGCTTGCGAGAGCTGAGACAGAGCAAAGCAAGAACTGAGGCAGGGCAAGGATTGAAAGCAGATCTGAGGGGTAAAAATGCTGTCACAGATGAAAAGCTTGTTGAGAGAAGTCGTGATAACTGTTCCACTGTGCTGCGTGCAGTCCTTCTCCCCAAACTGGGAGTCTGTTGGAGAAGCTTTATCAGGGCACAATGAAGACAgccagctggcagctcctgccttgcaggctccagcagctcccctcTGCACGCTGGGAGGGAGAGCCAGGCCCTGCACTGCTGCACCCTTGGGGTGGtgcaggaaggaaaatgaagacTTCTGGGCACAAGAGTGTGTAATGGAAAGAGAAGAGACTCCAGTAGCAACGGGGGTCAGTCACTGACTCCAGTGATGTCATGTGCTGTAATGTCTGTTCCGGGCCAGGCGTGCTGCCTCTGGCTGCCGTGCCTCGTGTCTGGCTGTATCCTGAGGAAGGGGCTGAAATCCTGCACTGCACATTTCAGGGACTTGGGTATGAAATATGGATCTTTGTGCACACACTGCATTGCACATAACACCCAGAGATACAGACACTTTTGTAGGGACTGAATCCACAAATGGCCAAAGTCCTATCAGTGGGTCTTGCTCCCCCAGGCTGTTGGGAGGATGTGGAGAGTTCCTGAGGAGGATGTCTGCAAGTCCCACCTGCCTGATGGAGTCAGGGGAGACTTGCTGAGAAGGTAAAGTCAGTTGGGTCCTGGGCTCTAGTACTGCCTAGAAGTGCCTTCTCATGAAAACCTAGCTCCAAAACTCCCCCCTGGAGTGATGTTTGtgtatttttagaagaaaatccATTCCCTCCTTTGCTGTTAGACAGGAACATTTCTTTGTGTTAAGTGTGGCGAtcactcagctgctgctggcacctgcTCCTCTGCACCAATTTCTCCACATTTGCACCCAAATCCAGGCAGCTGACTGGGCTGATGACTTTGCTAGGCCCAAAAGTTATGTG carries:
- the NOP2 gene encoding 28S rRNA (cytosine(4447)-C(5))-methyltransferase encodes the protein MGRKLDPTRKEKRGPGRKARKQRGAEVELARFLPPEPETGRKKLSSHGRKRAAKRRLGAGGGPAGRSSLGGGGGEREPTVEEQLSPQKEKHAVKAAGQTAHGCSGFSDGNSKWLAPAKAKKTQPEGNHVELSSDGEVEEGSWEMEEEEDGSSEEMVDDYGASSSEEEELLPIEKAALKQKPDREGLSEDDSEEEEEAEEASKQKMGQKEEEGPDLQLNLDIDEQFKLPTSEEIEKEAAEPPDLHVIHQRIQGNMEVLQDFGVKREEGRSRQEYLTLLRRDMAAYYSYSDFLLTKLMDIFPLPELMNFLEANEVPRPVTIRTNTLKTRRRDLAQALINRGVNLDPLGNWSKTGLVIYDSTVPIGATPEYLAGHYMLQGASSLLPVMALAPQENERILDMCCAPGGKTSYIAQLMKNTGMILANDSNAERLRSVVGNLHRLGVTNAVVSNCDGRQFPKVLGGFDRVLLDAPCSGTGVISKDPAVKTNKDEKDIQRCAHLQKELLLSAIDSVNAASETGGYIVYCTCSIMVEENECVVNYALKKRNVRLVATGLDFGKEGFTRFKDRRFHPSLKSTRRFYPHTHNMDGFFIAKFKKFSNAIPQAQKDEEPAVEAAAPSAVPDTIITEPPPKKKKLEESKADKGQKLPQPALKKKRSLQAQRRPLKAVRPFPKMMRPKVPTRKKTHRMKANGQ